A single genomic interval of Burkholderia cepacia ATCC 25416 harbors:
- a CDS encoding UDP-3-O-acyl N-acetylglycosamine deacetylase — MSAPSGWATRQGTLAGPLAIDGHGLHTGRRVGVRILPARPEDGVTGIVFRRVTQGRTLATLPVDPALRRAQPLCTMLRNADGVGVRTIEHLLASLLACEIDHAIVEIDAEEVPILDGSATPWVDAIRACGRVALDAPKRFIRVLRPVVVTDGEGDQRREMRVEPAPRYELSVRNDLRGFGDMHWDGALTPAAFETEIAPSRSYGRVKWAVPAIVAGYLRGVPILRGARPSCTASIVGSRVLGGMRLPDEFVRHRVLDLVGDLALAGAPLLARVSALRPSHEMNFRLVDALLASPDAWQWAEFSDA, encoded by the coding sequence ATGAGCGCGCCGTCCGGCTGGGCGACGCGCCAGGGCACGCTGGCAGGTCCGCTGGCGATCGACGGTCACGGGCTGCACACGGGGCGCCGGGTGGGTGTGCGGATCCTGCCCGCGCGGCCGGAAGACGGCGTGACGGGAATCGTGTTCCGTCGCGTCACGCAGGGGCGCACGCTCGCGACGCTGCCGGTCGATCCCGCGCTGCGCCGCGCCCAGCCGCTCTGCACGATGCTGCGCAATGCGGACGGCGTTGGCGTTCGCACGATCGAGCATCTGCTCGCGTCGCTGCTCGCATGCGAGATCGATCACGCGATCGTCGAGATCGACGCCGAGGAAGTGCCGATTCTCGACGGCAGCGCCACGCCGTGGGTGGACGCCATCCGCGCGTGCGGCCGGGTCGCGCTCGATGCGCCGAAACGCTTCATCCGCGTGCTGCGGCCCGTCGTCGTCACGGACGGCGAAGGCGACCAGCGGCGCGAAATGCGGGTCGAGCCGGCGCCGCGTTACGAACTGAGCGTGCGCAACGACCTGCGCGGCTTCGGCGACATGCATTGGGACGGTGCGCTGACGCCGGCCGCATTCGAAACCGAAATCGCGCCGTCGCGCTCGTACGGGCGCGTGAAATGGGCCGTGCCGGCGATCGTCGCCGGCTATCTGCGCGGCGTGCCGATCCTGCGCGGCGCACGGCCGTCGTGTACCGCATCCATCGTCGGCAGCCGCGTGCTGGGCGGGATGCGCTTGCCGGATGAATTCGTCCGGCACCGCGTGCTCGACCTGGTCGGCGATCTCGCGCTGGCCGGCGCGCCGCTGCTGGCGCGCGTGAGCGCGTTGCGGCCGAGCCACGAGATGAATTTCCGGCTGGTCGACGCGCTGCTGGCCTCGCCCGACGCGTGGCAGTGGGCCGAGTTTTCCGACGCGTGA
- a CDS encoding aminotransferase class I/II-fold pyridoxal phosphate-dependent enzyme, with product MALGEHLRQQLAAKALKRQLERATDAAAAPGVPGTQAAQTASARSRFESMPQYQQVRIMREMGEKLRVDSPFFRVHDGVAGATTQIGGREYLNFANYNYLGLAGDPDVSARAKAAIDRYGTSASASRMVAGERPVQRDLERALATFYETDDCVAFVSGHATNVTVIGALFGPGDLIVHDALAHNSIVQGAQLSGAKRLSFAHNDWQALDELLARVRREYRHVLIAIEGLYSMDGDFPDLQRFVDVKTRHGAFLLVDEAHSLGVLGATGKGIREHCGVAPDQVDMWMGTMSKTLAGCGGFIAGCQPLVDMLRHLAPGFLYSVGLAPTLAEASLAALERLQAEPERVARLQARGRQFLNEARAAGLNTGTSAGFAVVPVITGSSLKAAQWANAMFDEGINVQPIFYPAVEEKAARLRFFICSTHEPEQISRTVAVLSRLAGRSG from the coding sequence ATGGCACTGGGAGAGCATCTTCGCCAGCAACTGGCGGCGAAAGCGCTGAAACGGCAGCTGGAGCGCGCGACGGATGCTGCCGCGGCACCGGGCGTGCCCGGCACGCAGGCAGCGCAGACCGCATCGGCGCGCAGCCGCTTCGAATCGATGCCGCAGTATCAGCAGGTCCGGATCATGCGCGAGATGGGCGAGAAGCTGCGCGTCGACTCGCCGTTTTTCCGCGTGCACGACGGCGTCGCCGGTGCGACGACGCAGATCGGCGGGCGCGAATACCTGAACTTCGCGAACTACAACTACCTCGGCCTGGCTGGCGATCCGGACGTGTCCGCGCGCGCGAAGGCCGCGATCGACCGGTACGGCACGTCGGCATCGGCGAGCCGGATGGTCGCGGGCGAACGCCCGGTGCAGCGCGATCTCGAACGCGCGTTGGCCACGTTCTACGAAACCGACGACTGCGTCGCGTTCGTGAGCGGCCACGCGACGAACGTGACCGTGATCGGCGCACTGTTCGGACCGGGCGACCTGATCGTCCACGATGCGCTCGCGCACAACAGCATCGTGCAGGGCGCGCAGCTGAGCGGCGCGAAGCGGCTGAGCTTCGCGCACAACGACTGGCAGGCGCTCGACGAGCTGCTCGCGCGCGTACGCCGCGAATACCGGCACGTGCTGATCGCGATCGAAGGGCTGTACAGCATGGACGGCGATTTCCCCGACCTGCAGCGCTTCGTCGACGTGAAAACGCGCCACGGTGCATTCCTGCTGGTCGACGAGGCGCATTCGCTCGGCGTGCTCGGCGCGACCGGCAAGGGCATCCGCGAGCATTGCGGCGTCGCGCCCGACCAGGTCGACATGTGGATGGGCACGATGAGCAAGACGCTGGCCGGCTGCGGCGGCTTCATCGCCGGCTGCCAGCCGCTCGTCGACATGCTGCGCCATCTGGCGCCGGGCTTCCTGTACAGCGTCGGGCTGGCGCCGACGCTCGCCGAAGCGTCGCTGGCCGCGCTCGAGCGCCTGCAGGCCGAGCCGGAGCGCGTCGCGCGACTGCAGGCGCGCGGGCGGCAGTTCCTGAACGAAGCGCGCGCCGCCGGGCTGAATACCGGCACGAGTGCCGGGTTCGCGGTCGTGCCGGTGATCACGGGGAGCTCGCTGAAGGCCGCGCAATGGGCCAATGCGATGTTCGACGAAGGGATCAACGTGCAGCCGATCTTCTATCCGGCCGTCGAGGAAAAGGCTGCGCGCCTGCGCTTCTTCATCTGCTCGACGCACGAGCCGGAACAGATCAGCCGGACGGTCGCCGTGTTGTCGCGACTCGCGGGGCGCAGCGGATGA
- a CDS encoding GNAT family N-acetyltransferase produces MTLAGAFAQAAPRAGERVRFRAAEANDAASCGPLVFASGVAEFGFFLGESDARCIAFLQKAFRSRHGRFSWRRHRVAVGEDGTVLAVMAIHDGQRTMFDDVHVVWALARFFGVRRTMGQLLRGLILETEIPAPKRSQILVAHCATDERQRGTGIFSALFRDALDTGALPADGSRDVVLDVLTRNVRARALYERLGFTALPRPRARSRRLPAGLDSVRMRFSRRA; encoded by the coding sequence ATGACGCTGGCCGGTGCGTTCGCGCAAGCGGCTCCGCGTGCCGGCGAGCGCGTGCGGTTTCGTGCGGCCGAGGCGAACGACGCGGCGTCGTGCGGGCCGCTCGTGTTTGCGTCCGGCGTGGCGGAATTCGGGTTTTTTCTCGGCGAAAGCGATGCGCGCTGCATCGCTTTCCTGCAGAAGGCATTCCGGTCGCGCCATGGGCGCTTCTCGTGGCGCCGGCATCGCGTCGCGGTCGGTGAAGACGGCACCGTGCTCGCCGTGATGGCGATTCACGACGGGCAACGGACGATGTTCGACGACGTGCATGTCGTGTGGGCACTGGCGCGCTTCTTCGGCGTGCGCCGCACGATGGGGCAGTTGTTGCGCGGGCTGATTCTCGAAACGGAAATTCCGGCGCCGAAGCGCTCGCAGATTCTCGTCGCGCATTGCGCAACCGACGAGCGACAGCGCGGCACGGGGATCTTCAGTGCGTTGTTCCGCGACGCGCTGGACACGGGGGCATTGCCGGCCGACGGCAGCCGCGATGTCGTCCTCGACGTGCTGACCCGCAACGTGCGGGCCCGCGCGCTGTACGAACGGCTCGGGTTCACCGCACTGCCGCGGCCGCGCGCCCGTTCGCGCCGGCTGCCCGCCGGACTTGATTCGGTGCGGATGCGGTTTTCGCGCCGCGCCTGA
- the cysC gene encoding adenylyl-sulfate kinase — MTQDSKNWPPVKPTDCEPARPRVKQNRAFVVWLTGISGAGKSTLANLLKEQLDARGLRTYLLDADRLREGLNRDLGFSDADRHENIRRTAEVARLLVDAEFVVIAALISPFQAARDKARARFDEGTFVEVFVDAALEVAEARDPKGLYALARQGSIRQFTGIDSVYERPHSPDVHVKTAETDPSECVDAIIRKLPLND, encoded by the coding sequence ATGACCCAAGATTCCAAGAATTGGCCACCCGTCAAGCCGACGGACTGCGAACCGGCACGTCCTCGTGTGAAACAGAATCGAGCCTTCGTGGTATGGCTGACCGGGATCTCCGGCGCCGGAAAATCGACGCTGGCGAACCTGCTGAAGGAACAGCTCGATGCACGCGGGCTTCGCACCTATCTGCTGGATGCCGACCGCCTGCGCGAGGGGCTTAACCGCGATCTCGGGTTCAGCGATGCCGATCGTCATGAAAATATCCGGCGAACCGCCGAAGTGGCCAGGCTGCTGGTGGATGCAGAATTCGTCGTCATCGCCGCATTGATCTCGCCATTTCAGGCAGCGCGTGACAAGGCCCGCGCGCGCTTTGACGAAGGCACGTTCGTCGAGGTCTTTGTCGACGCTGCATTGGAGGTCGCCGAGGCGCGTGACCCGAAGGGATTGTATGCATTAGCCCGGCAAGGAAGCATTCGCCAGTTCACCGGCATCGATTCCGTGTACGAGCGGCCGCACTCCCCCGACGTACACGTCAAGACGGCCGAGACAGATCCGTCGGAGTGCGTGGATGCGATCATCCGGAAACTGCCGCTGAACGACTGA
- a CDS encoding class II glutamine amidotransferase: protein MCRWLAYTGNPIHLETVLFRAKHSLIDQSLHSELGATTTNGDGFGIGWYGRPDELPFRYRSVHPAWNDRNLREAARAIRSRMFIAHIRAATDTPVQETNCHPFRHGRWLFAHNGLIRDFHKLRRDLTMKVDPALFPTLEGSTDSELMFRLALTYGLEQMPLPALERMVGMVEETAARHRVAEPLNMTICATDGERIIAVRYSSERQSRSLFHSTSFKHLHELYPHNPRIAEAGDDAFMVVSEPLVDLRGAWEEVPESMAIVAQGADVQQRPFAPRRK from the coding sequence ATGTGCCGCTGGCTCGCCTATACGGGTAATCCGATCCATCTGGAGACCGTGCTGTTCCGCGCGAAGCATTCGCTGATCGACCAGAGCCTGCATTCGGAGCTGGGGGCGACGACCACCAACGGCGACGGCTTCGGCATCGGCTGGTACGGGCGCCCCGACGAACTCCCGTTCCGCTACCGCTCCGTGCATCCCGCGTGGAACGACCGCAACCTGCGCGAAGCCGCACGCGCGATCCGCTCGCGGATGTTCATCGCGCATATCCGCGCGGCTACCGACACGCCGGTACAGGAAACCAACTGCCACCCGTTCCGCCACGGCCGCTGGCTGTTCGCGCACAACGGGCTGATCCGCGACTTCCACAAGCTGCGCCGCGACCTGACGATGAAGGTCGATCCCGCGCTGTTCCCGACGCTCGAAGGCTCGACCGACTCCGAACTGATGTTCCGCCTCGCGCTGACCTACGGCCTCGAGCAGATGCCGCTGCCCGCGCTCGAGCGGATGGTCGGCATGGTCGAGGAAACGGCCGCGCGGCACCGCGTGGCCGAACCGCTCAACATGACGATCTGCGCGACCGACGGCGAGCGGATCATCGCGGTGCGTTATTCGAGCGAACGGCAGTCGCGTTCGCTGTTCCACAGCACGTCGTTCAAGCACCTCCATGAGCTGTATCCGCACAACCCGCGCATCGCCGAAGCCGGCGACGACGCGTTCATGGTCGTGTCCGAGCCGCTCGTCGACCTGCGCGGCGCGTGGGAGGAAGTGCCAGAGAGCATGGCGATCGTCGCGCAGGGTGCTGATGTGCAGCAGCGGCCGTTCGCGCCGCGGCGAAAGTAG
- a CDS encoding carboxymuconolactone decarboxylase family protein, giving the protein MLNWNEYRKELSTRIGDIAKLSPDTLAGYQALAGAGAKTGHLDAKTRELIALAVAVTTRCDGCIAVHTAEAAKHGATKEEVAEALGVAIALNAGAALVYSARVMDALGD; this is encoded by the coding sequence ATGCTGAACTGGAACGAATACCGGAAGGAACTCTCGACGCGCATCGGCGACATCGCCAAGCTGTCGCCGGACACGCTGGCCGGCTACCAGGCGCTGGCCGGCGCCGGCGCCAAGACAGGCCATCTCGACGCAAAAACGCGCGAGCTGATCGCGCTCGCGGTGGCGGTCACGACACGCTGCGACGGTTGTATCGCCGTGCACACCGCCGAAGCGGCCAAGCATGGCGCGACGAAGGAGGAAGTAGCGGAAGCGCTCGGCGTCGCGATTGCGCTGAACGCGGGTGCGGCACTCGTCTATTCGGCGCGCGTGATGGACGCGCTCGGCGACTGA